The following proteins are co-located in the Desulfobacterales bacterium genome:
- a CDS encoding DUF169 domain-containing protein, translated as MTTELDRYRKYGERIEALIRPATFPLAVKMIQSETEIASKYKRPSRDLGIQNFLCQNFKMARCYGWTIAVTEADINCKLARGVYGWDELTGEDKEWAEAFSVGLYAKDGLTANKFEEMLYTFENKFAGLIISPLTRTKIVPDSVLIYCLPAQAMRFVQGYLYMEGGVLEFAAAGRVGSCHEGVIKTIRTNQPQYVTLGNGDRVWGGAQDHEVMFSCPGEKLDVLVEGLEQTHAAGLRYPIPQYMNYSPGFQADFEKAAISRAGGTIEKK; from the coding sequence ATGACAACGGAACTGGATCGATACAGAAAATACGGCGAGCGGATCGAAGCCCTGATCCGGCCGGCCACCTTTCCCCTGGCCGTTAAAATGATTCAATCAGAAACCGAAATTGCGTCCAAATATAAGCGGCCGTCCCGGGACTTAGGGATTCAGAATTTTTTGTGCCAGAATTTTAAGATGGCGCGCTGCTATGGCTGGACCATTGCCGTTACTGAGGCGGATATTAACTGCAAGCTTGCCCGCGGGGTATACGGCTGGGATGAGCTGACCGGCGAAGATAAGGAATGGGCGGAAGCCTTCAGCGTGGGCCTTTACGCAAAGGACGGGTTAACCGCGAACAAATTTGAGGAGATGCTTTATACCTTTGAAAACAAATTTGCAGGACTTATCATTTCCCCGCTTACCCGGACCAAAATTGTGCCGGACAGTGTATTGATATACTGCCTGCCGGCCCAGGCCATGCGATTTGTCCAGGGATATTTGTATATGGAAGGCGGCGTCCTCGAATTTGCCGCTGCCGGCCGGGTGGGCTCCTGCCACGAAGGCGTGATTAAAACGATCCGGACCAACCAGCCGCAGTATGTCACCCTGGGAAACGGCGATCGCGTGTGGGGCGGGGCCCAGGATCATGAGGTGATGTTTTCCTGCCCGGGTGAAAAGCTGGATGTTCTGGTGGAAGGGCTGGAGCAAACGCATGCCGCGGGGCTTCGATACCCGATCCCCCAGTATATGAATTATTCCCCGGGGTTTCAGGCGGATTTTGAAAAAGCGGCGATTTCCCGGGCCGGCGGCACCATCGAGAAGAAGTGA
- a CDS encoding hotdog fold thioesterase: MSRDRDQRIAEYIRKDPFARFLGAEVEIVKPGHSRVSLTITENMLNFHGATHGGVIFALGDMAFAAASNSRGQTAVALNVGINFLKATGAGDHLVAEAVEQAAAGPTALYDISIRNAQTGELVAKSQDLVYRKKEWFVPDTKI; this comes from the coding sequence ATGAGCAGGGACAGGGATCAAAGGATAGCCGAATATATCCGGAAGGATCCGTTTGCCCGGTTTTTAGGGGCTGAGGTGGAAATTGTAAAGCCCGGGCACAGCCGGGTGAGCCTTACCATAACGGAGAATATGCTCAATTTTCACGGGGCGACGCACGGCGGGGTAATTTTTGCGCTGGGGGATATGGCCTTTGCCGCCGCCAGCAATTCCCGCGGCCAGACGGCCGTGGCCTTAAATGTGGGGATTAATTTTTTAAAGGCCACTGGGGCCGGGGATCATTTGGTGGCCGAAGCTGTGGAACAGGCCGCGGCCGGCCCGACCGCCCTTTATGATATCAGTATCCGAAATGCGCAAACCGGCGAGCTCGTGGCAAAGAGCCAGGACCTGGTATATCGTAAAAAGGAATGGTTTGTGCCGGATACCAAAATTTGA
- a CDS encoding amidohydrolase family protein, translating into MLHTKLPYINDKEESFVPAGLPPVIDAHVHVFPEGIFSAVWQWFEKHGWSIRYQLRTGQVFEFLLSRGVSHIVALQYAHKPGISRQLNHYMAGKCSQHPNQVTGMATVFPGEDYAEEILQEAFDAGLGGLKLHAHVQCYDMNAEYMNPLYECCRINQKPVVMHAGREPKSPAYPCDPYKLCRADKLERVLQDFPDLNVCVPHLGFDEITAYRQLIEKYDNLWLDTTMVLADYFPIKEVIELNDYRADRVMYGTDFPNIPYAWDRELKRLKAADIPYDRLEGILSKNAMDFFGICL; encoded by the coding sequence ATGCTGCATACCAAGCTGCCCTATATCAACGATAAGGAAGAGTCTTTCGTGCCTGCCGGCCTCCCGCCGGTTATTGATGCGCATGTACACGTGTTTCCCGAAGGTATTTTTTCAGCCGTCTGGCAGTGGTTTGAAAAGCACGGGTGGTCCATCCGCTATCAATTGAGAACAGGCCAGGTGTTCGAATTTTTGTTATCCCGCGGGGTCTCCCATATTGTGGCGCTTCAGTATGCGCATAAGCCGGGGATCTCGAGGCAATTAAACCATTACATGGCGGGAAAGTGCAGCCAGCATCCGAATCAGGTGACAGGCATGGCGACGGTCTTTCCGGGCGAAGATTATGCCGAAGAGATCCTGCAGGAAGCATTTGACGCAGGGCTTGGCGGATTGAAGCTGCATGCGCACGTGCAATGTTATGACATGAACGCCGAATATATGAATCCCCTTTATGAGTGCTGCCGCATCAATCAAAAACCGGTGGTCATGCATGCGGGCCGGGAACCCAAAAGCCCGGCCTATCCCTGCGACCCCTATAAACTCTGTCGGGCGGATAAGCTGGAGCGGGTGCTACAGGATTTTCCGGACTTAAATGTCTGCGTGCCCCATCTGGGCTTTGATGAAATCACCGCCTACCGTCAGTTAATCGAAAAATACGACAATCTCTGGCTGGATACCACCATGGTGCTGGCGGATTATTTTCCCATTAAGGAGGTCATTGAGCTAAATGACTACCGGGCTGACCGGGTGATGTATGGTACGGATTTTCCCAACATCCCCTATGCATGGGATCGGGAGCTCAAGCGGCTGAAGGCGGCGGATATACCCTATGACCGGCTGGAAGGCATATTAAGCAAAAACGCGATGGATTTTTTCGGGATTTGTTTATAG
- a CDS encoding ABC-type transport auxiliary lipoprotein family protein, with protein MQNWNHRHVYAILIVFLLTLTGCFGNQGPSQPIKFYQLDYPPPAVSFNNTPLPFVLRVDPFQPSGLYNTQKIIYQEDQYAAAQYAYHQWILPPDQMVPRFLVRDFKAADMVRAVFFNGGEAATHRLVGNLEAFYEDDRPAQWQAKAAVSLTLMDMEKRNIAEQICFQKTYTVEKPCDENTPAAFVDAISRAMAEISEMAVTDIYHALLDAQGQ; from the coding sequence ATGCAAAATTGGAATCATCGCCACGTATATGCCATACTCATCGTTTTCTTGCTGACCCTGACCGGCTGCTTCGGCAACCAGGGCCCGAGCCAGCCGATCAAATTTTATCAACTGGATTATCCGCCGCCGGCGGTATCGTTTAATAACACGCCCCTGCCCTTTGTGCTCCGCGTGGACCCGTTCCAGCCCTCCGGCCTCTATAATACGCAAAAGATCATTTATCAGGAAGACCAATACGCCGCCGCCCAATACGCCTATCACCAATGGATTTTACCGCCGGATCAGATGGTGCCAAGATTCCTGGTCCGGGATTTCAAGGCGGCTGACATGGTCCGGGCGGTCTTTTTCAATGGCGGGGAAGCCGCCACCCACCGCCTGGTGGGAAACCTGGAAGCCTTTTATGAGGATGACCGGCCGGCCCAATGGCAGGCAAAGGCAGCGGTTTCACTGACACTGATGGATATGGAAAAAAGAAATATTGCCGAACAGATCTGCTTTCAGAAAACCTATACGGTGGAAAAACCCTGCGATGAAAACACGCCGGCCGCATTTGTGGATGCCATAAGCAGGGCCATGGCCGAGATCTCGGAAATGGCCGTCACCGACATCTACCATGCCCTGCTGGATGCCCAAGGCCAGTGA
- a CDS encoding MlaD family protein gives MSSVRTQFSVGLFVIIGMAVVVIFILWLGMVQYFQEGRKYVAFFDESVQGLQKDSAVKYRGVDIGRVADIRVAPDGKLVQIVLNLREPLRDKENLVAKIKSVGITGIMFVEMERIRPGEIVPMPQLDFEPDHPVIPTKPSEMQQLFTDLYEIMNEIKQVDFQKIANDVSITLENVNQTLTDAQVQKISSKIQETLTAAEALMAPEKWEPIRENIRQASKNMNQLINKTDRSVTQVGQAMTAHNKEIAVAIDEFQTAANDASTMLAAGTKLINTTDRQAIQFQQQLNITLRHLESVSQNLNRLINELINQPSRLIFSPPPQPAKALDGKGE, from the coding sequence ATGTCGTCCGTTCGGACACAATTTTCCGTGGGTCTTTTTGTCATCATCGGCATGGCGGTGGTCGTCATTTTTATTCTATGGCTCGGCATGGTCCAGTATTTTCAGGAAGGCCGAAAGTACGTCGCCTTTTTTGACGAATCGGTCCAGGGGCTGCAAAAGGACTCAGCCGTAAAATACCGGGGTGTGGACATCGGGAGGGTGGCGGATATCCGGGTGGCGCCGGACGGCAAACTTGTTCAGATCGTGCTGAACCTTCGCGAACCGTTGCGGGATAAAGAAAATCTGGTGGCGAAAATCAAATCAGTCGGCATCACCGGGATCATGTTCGTGGAAATGGAGCGGATTCGGCCCGGAGAGATTGTTCCCATGCCCCAACTGGATTTCGAACCCGACCATCCGGTAATTCCCACCAAACCGTCAGAAATGCAGCAGCTGTTTACGGATCTCTATGAAATCATGAATGAGATCAAACAGGTGGACTTCCAAAAGATTGCCAATGACGTCTCCATCACCCTGGAAAATGTCAATCAGACCCTGACCGACGCCCAGGTTCAAAAGATCTCTTCAAAAATCCAGGAAACCCTGACGGCCGCAGAAGCGCTGATGGCCCCGGAAAAATGGGAGCCGATCCGCGAAAATATCCGGCAGGCCTCAAAAAATATGAACCAGCTGATCAATAAGACGGATCGGTCGGTTACGCAGGTGGGTCAGGCCATGACCGCTCACAACAAAGAGATTGCCGTTGCCATTGACGAGTTTCAAACTGCGGCAAACGATGCATCCACGATGCTCGCCGCCGGCACGAAGCTTATCAACACCACCGACCGGCAGGCCATCCAGTTCCAGCAGCAGCTCAATATCACCCTGCGCCACCTGGAATCCGTGAGCCAGAATTTAAACCGGCTGATCAATGAGCTCATCAATCAGCCATCCAGACTCATATTCAGCCCGCCGCCGCAGCCGGCCAAAGCGCTGGACGGAAAAGGGGAATAG
- a CDS encoding ATP-binding cassette domain-containing protein: MPNTPVIQVKHLSVSYNDDLILDNISFSVPAGEIFMIVGGSGSGKSTLMRQMIGLEMPQKGHVFIENIDITQCSDDAFYNALKKFGVLFQSSALIGSMTIGENVALPITEFTDLPRAVIANMVRMKLSLVGLECYVDHLPTEISGGMRKRAGLARAMALNPKILFLDEPSAGLDPITAAEIDELIRHINQSLGTTMIIITHELDSIFNLGHRLIMLDKSAKGIVADGMPNELKNNSPNPMVRKFFNRRAEQFQSIT, from the coding sequence ATGCCGAATACGCCTGTCATCCAAGTCAAACATCTGAGCGTCAGCTATAATGACGATCTGATCCTGGACAATATAAGTTTTTCCGTGCCAGCGGGTGAAATTTTTATGATTGTAGGCGGCAGCGGCAGCGGAAAAAGCACCCTCATGCGGCAGATGATCGGCCTGGAGATGCCGCAGAAGGGCCATGTATTTATCGAAAACATCGATATCACCCAGTGTTCGGATGATGCCTTTTATAACGCGTTAAAAAAATTCGGGGTCCTGTTTCAAAGCAGCGCCCTTATAGGCTCCATGACAATCGGCGAAAATGTGGCCCTGCCCATTACCGAGTTCACGGATCTGCCCAGGGCGGTAATCGCCAACATGGTCCGCATGAAACTCTCCCTTGTCGGCCTGGAATGCTATGTGGATCATCTGCCCACCGAAATCAGCGGCGGCATGCGCAAGCGTGCCGGACTTGCCCGGGCCATGGCCTTAAACCCAAAAATCCTTTTTCTGGATGAGCCTTCCGCCGGCCTGGACCCCATAACCGCGGCGGAAATAGACGAGTTGATCCGGCATATCAACCAGTCGCTTGGCACCACCATGATCATTATCACCCATGAACTGGACAGCATTTTTAACCTGGGCCACCGGCTGATCATGCTTGATAAGTCAGCCAAAGGGATTGTTGCAGATGGTATGCCGAATGAATTAAAAAACAACAGCCCGAACCCTATGGTCAGAAAGTTTTTTAACCGCCGGGCAGAACAGTTCCAGAGCATTACATAA
- a CDS encoding MlaE family lipid ABC transporter permease subunit, translating to MKKTASAWNYEIKENEGSGNIVRLSGRLSIDTAAECLKQLTSELKKTALPIYFDLTDISMLDDYGALVLFELKHALKIPDAEFRIINPPEAYKKTLSLVNFDFDERCSVNGGRMRSNIIVEFGAAAIEALAGIRFMIAFIGAIALSAIEVIKRPRSLRGQDTVTYMKTTGVDALPVVALISFLLGLIIAFMSSLQLQQFGANIYVASLVAMAMVSELGPIMTAIVVAGRTGSAYAAEIATMKISEEIDALFSMGFNPTLFLVIPRLLASFITIPLLTAFANIFGIAGGLLIGITLLDLTAGAYITQTIDALTVFELIWGLMKSCVFAILIAGVGCLKGFQAKGGASAVGHAATAAVVNSIFLIILFDSMFAIIRSYIG from the coding sequence ATGAAAAAGACTGCCAGCGCCTGGAATTATGAAATCAAGGAAAACGAAGGCAGCGGAAATATCGTTCGGTTAAGCGGGCGGCTTTCCATTGACACCGCAGCCGAATGCCTGAAGCAGCTCACATCTGAATTAAAAAAAACCGCCCTTCCCATTTACTTTGATCTAACCGACATTTCGATGCTCGATGACTACGGTGCACTGGTACTTTTCGAACTCAAACATGCCCTGAAAATTCCGGATGCCGAATTCCGCATTATCAATCCGCCGGAAGCTTACAAGAAAACCCTTTCATTGGTCAATTTTGATTTTGACGAACGCTGCTCCGTGAATGGCGGGCGGATGAGAAGCAATATCATTGTCGAATTCGGGGCAGCGGCCATTGAGGCGCTTGCCGGCATCCGGTTTATGATCGCGTTTATCGGCGCCATCGCCCTCTCTGCTATCGAGGTAATTAAACGCCCCCGCTCCCTCCGCGGCCAGGATACGGTGACCTACATGAAAACCACCGGCGTGGATGCCCTGCCGGTGGTCGCCCTGATCAGCTTCCTGCTGGGGCTTATCATCGCCTTTATGTCCTCGCTTCAGCTTCAGCAGTTCGGGGCCAATATCTATGTGGCCTCCCTTGTTGCCATGGCTATGGTCTCGGAACTCGGCCCCATCATGACGGCGATTGTAGTGGCCGGCCGCACCGGTTCGGCGTATGCCGCGGAAATTGCCACCATGAAAATATCCGAGGAGATCGACGCCCTGTTTTCCATGGGATTTAACCCCACGCTTTTTTTGGTAATCCCCCGCCTGCTGGCCTCGTTTATCACCATCCCCCTTCTTACGGCGTTTGCCAACATCTTCGGCATCGCCGGCGGCCTGTTAATCGGCATTACCCTGCTGGATTTAACCGCCGGCGCCTATATAACCCAGACCATTGATGCACTCACCGTATTTGAACTCATATGGGGCCTTATGAAATCATGCGTTTTCGCTATTTTGATTGCCGGGGTGGGCTGCCTTAAAGGATTCCAGGCAAAGGGCGGGGCGTCCGCGGTCGGGCATGCGGCCACCGCAGCGGTGGTAAACAGTATATTCCTGATCATTCTGTTCGACTCCATGTTTGCCATAATTCGAAGCTATATCGGATAA
- a CDS encoding MBL fold metallo-hydrolase, giving the protein MRIYKHKPYGPVNAWELGWSPVGRPIMTVHFYIVGRVMIDTGLSHMRSAALNIARRYGVKAVLLTHYHEDHSGNAAAIKEQLNIPVYALPLTCRKMRNPGRIFPYQHLMWGAADPLKPAPLPPSYNANGFSFIPVHTPGHSKDHTVFLEPRQGWLFSGDLYLSERIKYFRADENIADQIKSLRKVLVYDFDTLFCAHRPEIEDGRQCLMRKLDYLENFYGSVAELADQGMDEDQIMRQLKLKEVYSIKLMCWGNVSMKNMVRSVIKTRGEVTL; this is encoded by the coding sequence ATGCGGATTTATAAACACAAACCATACGGGCCGGTAAACGCCTGGGAACTGGGGTGGTCGCCCGTGGGCCGGCCGATAATGACGGTTCACTTCTATATCGTTGGCCGGGTGATGATTGATACCGGCCTGAGCCATATGAGAAGCGCGGCCTTAAATATTGCACGGCGCTATGGCGTAAAGGCTGTGCTTCTGACCCACTATCACGAAGACCATAGCGGCAATGCGGCAGCCATTAAGGAACAGTTAAATATTCCGGTTTACGCCCTGCCGCTGACCTGCCGGAAAATGAGAAATCCCGGCCGGATTTTTCCATATCAGCATTTGATGTGGGGGGCCGCTGACCCCTTAAAGCCGGCGCCATTGCCTCCATCCTACAATGCGAACGGGTTTTCATTTATACCGGTTCATACGCCCGGCCACAGCAAGGATCACACCGTGTTTTTAGAGCCCCGGCAGGGCTGGCTTTTTTCCGGGGATCTGTATTTAAGTGAGCGGATCAAGTATTTTCGGGCGGATGAAAATATTGCCGACCAGATCAAATCTCTTCGCAAAGTGCTTGTTTATGATTTTGACACTTTGTTCTGTGCCCATCGGCCGGAAATTGAGGACGGCCGGCAGTGTTTGATGCGAAAGCTCGATTACCTGGAGAATTTTTACGGAAGTGTGGCCGAACTGGCGGATCAGGGCATGGATGAAGATCAGATTATGCGGCAGCTTAAGCTAAAAGAGGTCTATTCAATCAAGCTGATGTGCTGGGGAAACGTGAGCATGAAGAATATGGTGCGCTCGGTGATCAAGACCCGGGGCGAGGTGACGCTTTAG
- a CDS encoding M48 family metalloprotease gives MFGNFIYFIVALLIYTTYQPASEPQINPFYSLAMFFGLIGVFAAGTRMIFNSITNRIGKADFASLDYQFNSAVSRQAIMAIFIYAIDIYLLNIGTLLRQFTFFRFFPTLEALCFLGLFIFYLCVVWTFAYDTHIKLYKSGEARKDYILSNITFSLPVLLPWFILSITADIINVLPFELPKKVLLSTEGQIVYFLGFLVIIAIIGPALIQKFWGCRPLKPGRTRLRIELLCKKTNMAYKDIMVWPLFGGRMITAGVMGLVRRFRYILVTPALLNYLEPYEIDAVVAHEIGHIKKKHLLFYLMFFAGYLILAFSTLDFVTYGIIYIEAVYGLMGQNGAAYATFTSISFSIMMIVVFLVYFRFIFGYFMRNFERQADAYAYTIMGDAAPLITTFEKIAAASGQPPDRPNWHHFSIKERIDYLQQCQSDARWVHKHNKKVKKSILIYILALFLVGWLGFQLNFGAAGERINAGFIKSLVEKRLQKEPKNAELHVFLGDLYFSEENIGGAANAYEQALTLEPENVRALNNLAWLYATAEKEAFYRPERALSLARRAARIEEAPHILDTLAESYFINGQYEKAVEIEKQALEMATGDTSHYRAQLERFRRGVEGNPP, from the coding sequence ATGTTCGGCAATTTCATCTACTTCATTGTGGCCCTGCTCATCTATACCACCTATCAGCCGGCATCCGAGCCCCAAATCAATCCCTTTTACTCCCTGGCCATGTTTTTCGGCCTGATCGGCGTTTTTGCCGCAGGCACCCGGATGATCTTTAACTCCATCACAAATCGGATCGGCAAGGCCGATTTTGCCAGCCTCGATTACCAGTTCAACTCCGCCGTGAGCCGGCAGGCCATCATGGCGATTTTTATCTATGCCATTGATATCTATCTGTTAAATATCGGGACCCTTCTTAGGCAGTTCACCTTTTTCCGGTTCTTCCCCACCCTTGAGGCGCTGTGCTTTCTGGGCCTTTTTATTTTCTATTTATGCGTGGTGTGGACTTTTGCCTATGATACGCATATCAAGCTTTATAAAAGCGGCGAGGCGCGGAAGGATTATATACTTTCGAATATCACCTTTTCTCTGCCGGTGCTCCTGCCCTGGTTTATTCTCTCCATTACCGCAGACATTATCAATGTTCTGCCGTTTGAACTGCCCAAAAAGGTGCTTTTATCCACCGAAGGGCAAATCGTCTATTTTCTGGGGTTTCTTGTAATTATTGCCATTATCGGCCCCGCCCTGATCCAGAAATTCTGGGGGTGCCGGCCCTTAAAGCCCGGACGCACAAGGCTTCGCATCGAGCTTTTATGTAAAAAAACCAATATGGCGTATAAAGATATTATGGTCTGGCCGCTTTTCGGCGGCCGGATGATCACCGCCGGGGTGATGGGGCTGGTCAGGCGGTTTCGCTATATCCTGGTTACCCCGGCGCTTCTCAATTACCTGGAGCCCTATGAAATCGATGCGGTGGTGGCCCATGAAATCGGGCATATCAAAAAGAAACACCTGCTGTTTTATCTGATGTTTTTTGCAGGCTACCTGATCCTGGCATTTTCAACCCTGGATTTTGTCACCTACGGCATTATCTACATAGAGGCCGTTTATGGACTCATGGGCCAGAACGGGGCCGCTTATGCCACATTTACCTCGATCAGCTTCAGCATCATGATGATAGTGGTCTTTCTTGTCTATTTCCGTTTCATCTTCGGATACTTTATGCGCAACTTCGAGCGCCAGGCCGATGCTTACGCCTATACCATCATGGGAGATGCCGCGCCGCTGATTACCACATTTGAAAAAATTGCCGCAGCCAGCGGCCAGCCGCCGGACCGGCCCAACTGGCATCATTTCAGCATCAAGGAACGTATCGATTACCTTCAGCAGTGCCAGTCGGATGCGCGCTGGGTACATAAACACAATAAAAAGGTTAAAAAAAGTATCCTGATTTATATCCTGGCCCTTTTTCTGGTGGGGTGGCTGGGATTTCAGTTAAACTTTGGCGCAGCCGGGGAACGCATCAACGCCGGGTTTATAAAGTCGCTGGTTGAAAAACGGCTCCAGAAGGAGCCGAAAAACGCTGAGCTGCATGTGTTTCTGGGCGATCTTTATTTCAGTGAGGAAAACATAGGGGGCGCTGCCAACGCCTATGAACAGGCGCTAACGCTTGAGCCCGAAAATGTCCGCGCGCTGAACAACCTGGCATGGCTGTATGCCACGGCTGAAAAAGAGGCTTTTTACCGGCCGGAAAGAGCGCTTTCACTGGCCAGGCGCGCCGCCCGTATTGAGGAGGCGCCGCATATTCTGGACACCCTGGCGGAGAGCTATTTTATCAACGGCCAGTATGAAAAGGCTGTTGAAATTGAAAAACAGGCTTTGGAGATGGCCACGGGGGATACCTCCCATTACCGGGCGCAGTTGGAGCGGTTCAGGCGGGGTGTGGAGGGAAATCCCCCCTAA
- a CDS encoding epoxyqueuosine reductase QueH, which translates to MKILLHICCGPCAIYPVDVLRDKGFEVMGFFYRHNIHPFTECLKREEAVRKYAENNGLRVIYQEGYDLEGFIRNMVFRESKRCRICYYERLKAAAHIAKRGKFDYFTSTLLYSKQQNHDLIRDMGESTGKQIGVPFYYMDFREGWQQGIEKSHELGLYRQQYCGCIYSEKDRFYKPEADRS; encoded by the coding sequence ATGAAAATCCTGCTTCACATATGCTGCGGCCCCTGCGCCATCTATCCCGTTGATGTGCTGCGGGATAAAGGCTTTGAGGTCATGGGCTTTTTTTACCGGCATAACATCCACCCCTTTACCGAGTGCCTGAAACGCGAGGAAGCCGTCCGCAAGTATGCCGAAAATAACGGTCTGCGCGTGATCTACCAGGAAGGCTATGACCTTGAAGGGTTCATCCGGAACATGGTCTTTCGCGAGTCAAAGCGCTGCCGGATCTGCTACTACGAGCGGCTCAAGGCGGCCGCCCATATTGCCAAACGCGGAAAATTTGACTATTTCACATCCACCCTTCTGTACAGCAAGCAGCAGAATCATGACTTGATCCGCGATATGGGGGAATCCACGGGAAAGCAGATCGGCGTTCCTTTCTATTATATGGACTTCCGCGAAGGCTGGCAGCAGGGCATTGAAAAATCCCATGAACTGGGGCTTTACCGGCAGCAATACTGCGGCTGTATCTACAGCGAAAAGGACCGGTTTTACAAACCGGAGGCGGATAGATCCTGA
- a CDS encoding YggS family pyridoxal phosphate-dependent enzyme codes for MFTALKEIHQRINDAAVACGRAPESVKLVAVSKTVPAEQIRPAVEAGVSILGENYIQEAGEKIEQLSELNVSWHFIGHLQSNKAKYAVRWFDLIHTVDSAKLAKEISKQAAKHDKVQKILIQVNVGMEASKAGIPEKEAIPLVREISGLENIAVKGLMTIPPFFDAPEQVRPYFKALAVLKDKIADENILNVFMEELSMGMSGDFETAVCEGATLVRIGTAIFGARQ; via the coding sequence ATGTTTACCGCATTAAAAGAAATCCATCAGCGCATAAACGACGCCGCAGTTGCCTGCGGCCGGGCCCCGGAATCCGTTAAACTGGTAGCGGTCAGCAAAACCGTGCCGGCAGAGCAAATCCGCCCGGCAGTTGAGGCAGGCGTCTCAATCCTGGGCGAAAACTATATTCAGGAGGCCGGGGAAAAGATCGAGCAGCTGTCTGAGCTGAATGTTTCCTGGCATTTTATCGGCCATCTTCAGTCCAACAAGGCCAAGTACGCGGTGCGCTGGTTTGATCTAATCCACACCGTGGACAGCGCAAAGCTTGCCAAAGAAATCAGCAAGCAGGCCGCCAAGCATGACAAGGTTCAAAAAATACTTATCCAGGTAAATGTGGGCATGGAGGCGTCCAAGGCCGGCATCCCCGAAAAAGAGGCAATTCCTCTTGTCCGCGAGATCAGCGGCCTGGAAAATATCGCCGTAAAAGGCTTGATGACCATTCCGCCCTTTTTTGATGCCCCGGAACAAGTGCGGCCCTACTTTAAAGCGCTTGCCGTGCTAAAAGATAAAATCGCCGATGAAAACATCCTTAACGTCTTTATGGAAGAGCTCTCCATGGGCATGTCCGGCGACTTTGAAACAGCCGTCTGCGAAGGGGCCACCCTGGTGCGCATTGGCACAGCCATTTTCGGAGCCCGCCAATGA
- a CDS encoding Maf family protein: MQQLRIESKIILASKSPRRQFLLENAGLEFTVYPSRVKEAEFAITQPRDYAMTLAEAKANDVADMYPDSWVIGADSIVWANEKLLEKPRSVEEARDMMAQLSGRTHYVFTGYAIVCRAKAQAFSDVSETAVTFKDLTPAEIEWYIATDEPYDKAGGYAIQGLASFMIKRIDGSYTNVVGLPLCEVMTHLIRQGVIVPDPEKQGWGNGAAMKEMP, translated from the coding sequence ATGCAGCAATTAAGAATTGAATCGAAGATTATCCTGGCTTCCAAATCCCCTCGCAGGCAGTTTCTGCTGGAGAATGCCGGGCTTGAGTTCACGGTATATCCAAGTCGGGTCAAGGAGGCCGAGTTTGCGATCACTCAGCCAAGGGATTATGCCATGACGCTTGCTGAGGCCAAGGCAAATGACGTGGCGGACATGTATCCGGACTCCTGGGTAATCGGCGCAGACTCTATTGTCTGGGCCAATGAAAAGCTCCTTGAAAAACCGCGCTCGGTCGAGGAGGCGCGCGACATGATGGCGCAGCTTAGCGGCCGCACCCATTATGTGTTTACCGGGTATGCCATTGTCTGCCGGGCCAAAGCGCAAGCCTTTTCCGATGTATCAGAGACCGCAGTGACTTTTAAAGATTTAACGCCAGCGGAAATCGAGTGGTATATTGCAACAGATGAACCCTATGACAAGGCCGGCGGGTATGCCATCCAGGGGCTTGCCTCATTTATGATAAAACGCATTGACGGATCTTACACCAATGTGGTGGGGCTTCCCTTGTGCGAGGTAATGACGCATTTGATCAGGCAGGGGGTGATTGTCCCGGATCCGGAAAAGCAGGGCTGGGGGAACGGGGCTGCGATGAAAGAAATGCCTTAG